One window of the Candidatus Wolbachia massiliensis genome contains the following:
- the proS gene encoding proline--tRNA ligase — protein sequence MRLSTYYLPTLKEKPSHAKIISHQYSLRAGLIKQIASGIYAWLPLGLRVLKNIENIIRDEMNKSGAVEALMPCIQPANLWRESGRYDDYGKEMLRIRDRHEEDMLFGPTHEEVATDLIRDMIKSYKDLPLCLYQIQWKFRDEVRPRYGVMRGREFFMKDAYSFNADYGSSLSSYNLMYKTYIKIFKRMGLTPIGVRADTGPIGGNLSHEFHILANTGESTLYYDNKFSELLESEDVKSLKSIYAVADDMHDPKTCPIPQEQLSVSKGIEIGHIFYFGDKYSKPMNAKVTLRDGKNVNIYMGSYGIGVSRLVGAIIEAFHDDKGIIWPEAVAPFKIGLINLQTKVTETADKIYKALKSNEVLYDDTEESVGVKFARMDLIGLPWQIIVGKKAASENIVEIKNRATGKVEEMQIEEAINLFSTK from the coding sequence ATGCGCCTATCTACATATTATCTGCCGACCTTAAAGGAGAAGCCTTCTCATGCTAAAATTATCTCCCATCAGTATTCTCTACGTGCAGGTTTAATAAAACAGATAGCATCTGGTATCTATGCATGGTTACCGCTCGGTCTGCGTGTACTTAAGAATATTGAAAATATTATCAGAGATGAGATGAACAAATCTGGTGCAGTTGAAGCGTTGATGCCTTGTATACAACCAGCAAATCTTTGGCGAGAATCGGGACGTTATGATGATTACGGCAAGGAGATGCTACGTATAAGGGATAGGCATGAAGAAGACATGCTTTTTGGTCCCACGCACGAGGAGGTAGCAACTGATCTAATTAGAGATATGATAAAGAGTTACAAGGATCTACCACTTTGTTTATATCAAATTCAGTGGAAATTCCGTGATGAAGTAAGGCCTCGCTATGGCGTTATGAGAGGCAGAGAATTTTTTATGAAGGATGCGTATAGTTTCAATGCAGATTACGGAAGTTCGCTAAGCTCGTATAACTTGATGTACAAAACTTATATAAAGATCTTCAAACGCATGGGACTCACTCCTATCGGAGTTAGGGCAGACACAGGACCAATTGGAGGAAATTTGAGCCACGAATTCCATATATTGGCAAACACTGGTGAAAGCACTCTGTACTATGACAATAAATTTTCTGAACTACTGGAAAGTGAAGATGTTAAAAGTTTGAAGAGTATATATGCTGTTGCGGATGATATGCATGATCCTAAAACTTGCCCTATACCACAAGAACAGTTGAGTGTTAGTAAGGGCATTGAAATAGGGCATATTTTCTATTTTGGTGATAAATATTCAAAGCCAATGAATGCAAAAGTCACCTTACGGGATGGAAAAAACGTCAATATATATATGGGCTCGTATGGCATTGGAGTTTCAAGACTTGTCGGTGCAATAATAGAAGCTTTCCATGATGACAAAGGAATTATCTGGCCAGAAGCAGTAGCTCCTTTCAAGATTGGTTTGATCAATTTACAAACGAAAGTAACAGAAACTGCAGATAAAATATATAAAGCTTTGAAAAGCAATGAAGTGCTTTACGATGATACGGAGGAAAGTGTGGGAGTAAAATTTGCTAGAATGGACCTAATAGGCTTGCCATGGCAAATAATTGTTGGAAAAAAAGCAGCAAGTGAAAATATAGTTGAAATAAAAAATAGAGCAACTGGGAAAGTAGAGGAAATGCAGATTGAGGAAGCAATAAACCTTTTTAGCACAAAATGA
- a CDS encoding holo-[acyl-carrier-protein] synthase — MIRGIGIDIVYIPRILRILQKYGEKFLNKIYTEQEIEISKRYNSQEMQAKYFAKRFAAKEAFVKALGSGFSQGITMKDIEIYSDVKGKPYLTIIKDFISKDHIIHLSLSDDGDYATAFVIICN; from the coding sequence ATGATACGCGGTATTGGTATTGACATAGTATATATACCAAGAATATTAAGGATATTGCAGAAGTACGGAGAAAAATTCCTCAATAAAATTTACACTGAGCAGGAAATAGAGATAAGCAAAAGATACAATAGTCAAGAAATGCAAGCGAAGTATTTTGCTAAGCGCTTTGCAGCAAAAGAAGCTTTTGTTAAAGCACTAGGTAGCGGATTCAGCCAGGGCATTACAATGAAAGATATAGAAATATACAGTGATGTAAAAGGAAAACCATATCTTACTATCATCAAGGATTTTATCTCAAAAGACCACATAATTCATCTTTCTCTAAGTGATGACGGAGATTACGCTACTGCGTTTGTTATAATCTGCAACTAG
- a CDS encoding quinone oxidoreductase family protein, which produces MVKAVQIKKTGGPEVLEFVDKSIYKPKDEEVLVRHTAIGLNRYDLEHRKGIRKIKDLPSVLGVEAVGIVEELGKKISDGLKVGDRVGYCTAPPGAYCEKRVVHQKYLIKIPDEIPDEIAAAVLFKGMTTHYLINQSYKIKPGAFVLVHGANGGLGQIICQWAADKKGVIIGSVSSDEKMKIALQNGCTYAVNYNDKDCISKIMEITQSRGVGAVYDPIGYATSKLSFESLGKFGIYVSYGQISGSAPVSFSLLSSRSLFATGTSIYHYKHDRFTLVLTAMEIFEMIRKKLLTIRINKRYKFDEIIEAHRDMENRKVNGLNIIKVS; this is translated from the coding sequence ATGGTTAAAGCTGTACAAATTAAAAAAACTGGGGGACCAGAGGTATTAGAATTTGTAGATAAGAGTATATATAAGCCAAAAGATGAGGAAGTTTTAGTACGTCACACAGCTATCGGTTTAAATCGTTATGACTTAGAGCATAGAAAAGGCATTCGCAAAATTAAAGATTTGCCATCAGTGCTTGGAGTGGAAGCAGTAGGAATTGTTGAAGAGCTTGGTAAGAAAATAAGCGATGGCTTAAAGGTTGGAGATAGAGTTGGGTATTGCACAGCTCCACCAGGGGCATATTGTGAAAAACGTGTAGTACACCAAAAATATCTAATAAAAATTCCAGATGAAATACCGGATGAAATTGCAGCTGCAGTGCTGTTTAAAGGGATGACAACTCACTATTTAATTAACCAATCTTACAAGATAAAACCTGGTGCTTTTGTGCTCGTTCATGGAGCCAATGGTGGTTTAGGGCAGATAATATGTCAATGGGCAGCAGATAAAAAAGGTGTAATTATAGGTTCCGTAAGCTCTGACGAAAAAATGAAGATAGCTTTACAAAATGGCTGTACGTACGCAGTAAATTACAATGATAAGGACTGCATTTCTAAAATCATGGAGATCACACAAAGCAGAGGAGTAGGTGCAGTATATGACCCTATAGGCTATGCTACAAGCAAGCTTTCTTTTGAATCTTTAGGTAAGTTTGGCATATATGTTTCCTATGGGCAAATATCAGGCAGCGCTCCAGTTAGTTTTTCTTTACTTAGTTCACGTTCGTTGTTTGCAACGGGAACTTCAATATATCATTATAAGCATGATAGATTCACTTTAGTGCTCACTGCAATGGAAATTTTTGAGATGATAAGGAAAAAACTTTTAACTATAAGGATTAATAAAAGGTATAAATTTGATGAAATAATAGAGGCTCATCGCGATATGGAAAATAGAAAAGTAAATGGGCTAAATATTATAAAGGTCTCTTGA